From a single Cydia amplana chromosome 22, ilCydAmpl1.1, whole genome shotgun sequence genomic region:
- the LOC134658554 gene encoding uncharacterized protein LOC134658554: MKAKGMRSKNMDKLIAAVQARECLWDKSYRGHRNRFKLERYWNEVAAEVGTSSLNCRKRWKNLKDQCRKEMKKNPNESEWPHFPKLKFIHHQFLAEDDEDEGDTNDEVYNALDDSIKRPKLGYTMRKKFLMNKRRTIDVDMNKLIVLVQARDIIWNRQLKGHHNWYKLDESWKEIAQELGVTRDEARLKWKYLRDQARKEVRKQDSEWEYLPKLQFLTNQFNDYEETPGTEDHFADQDFEPPEPSSSYYNIEVPEPTNVGVKDDEFDEFDTKPIIMETDFYDDDDEVPKSPCTTAGQDAGEPAKDEDIGFFNSLLPHVRKLGPAKKLMLRMKIQELVYNTVYNET, from the exons ATGAAGGCTAAAGGAATGCGTTCGAAAAACATGGATAAACTTATAGCCGCTGTCCAGGCGAGAGAATGCCTCTGGGACAAGAGCTACAGAGGACACAGGAACCGTTTTAAATTGGAGCGTTATTGGAACGAGGTGGCCGCGGAAGTGGGGACTAGCA GTCTAAACTGCCGCAAGCGATGGAAGAACCTAAAAGACCAATGCCGCAAAGAAATGAAAAAGAACCCAAACGAATCGGAATGGCCCCACTTCCCGAAGCTCAAGTTCATCCACCACCAGTTCCTCGCAGAAGATGACGAGGACGAAGGCGACACCAACGATGAGGTCTACAACGCACTCGACGACTCCATAAAGAGACCAAAGCTAGGATACACCATGAGGAAGAAGTTCCTCATGAACAAAAGACGCACGATAGATGTGGATATGAATAAGCTGATAGTGTTGGTGCAGGCGAGGGATATAATTTGGAACAGGCAGCTGAAAGGGCACCATAATTGGTATAAGTTGGATGAGAGTTGGAAGGAGATTGCTCAGGAGTTGGGAGTCACAC GCGACGAAGCGCGGCTCAAGTGGAAATACCTCAGAGACCAAGCCAGAAAGGAGGTCAGAAAGCAAGATTCAGAGTGGGAATATTTGCCTAAACTACAATTTTTAACCAATCAATTTAACGACTACGAAGAGACTCCTGGGACTGAGGATCATTTCGCTGATCAAGATTTCGAACCTCCAGAACCAAGCAGCAGTTATTATAATATAGAAGTGCCAGAACCGACGAATGTCGGCGTTAAGGATGATGAGTTCGACGAGTTTGACACTAAGCCTATAATTATGGAGACTGatttttatgatgatgatgatgaagtccCTAAAAGCCCTTGTACGACGGCTGGGCAAGATGCTGGGGAGCCAGCAAAGGACGAGGATATAGGGTTCTTTAACAGTCTGTTGCCGCATGTGAGGAAACTAGGGCCGGCGAAGAAGCTGATGCTTAGGATGAAGATTCAGGAGTTAGTTTATAATACTGTTTACAATGAAACGTAG